The Streptomyces aurantiacus genome includes a region encoding these proteins:
- a CDS encoding DUF6284 family protein, with protein sequence MKHIGAVQAVVTADFFDREPTAAELDAIEREMPVILAGVELLDAQIIALNHAPNELDTRRIRRAHRRVLAARRELANQAADTHRGGTA encoded by the coding sequence ATGAAGCACATCGGTGCTGTTCAGGCGGTTGTTACCGCCGACTTTTTCGACCGCGAGCCGACGGCTGCGGAGCTGGACGCGATTGAGCGGGAGATGCCGGTCATCCTGGCCGGCGTCGAGCTGCTGGACGCGCAGATCATCGCCCTGAACCACGCCCCGAACGAGCTGGACACCCGCCGCATCCGGCGGGCCCACCGCCGGGTTCTGGCCGCCCGCCGCGAGCTGGCCAACCAGGCTGCGGACACGCACCGGGGCGGCACGGCGTGA
- the aroA gene encoding 3-phosphoshikimate 1-carboxyvinyltransferase — MPVNPAHTALWPAPHASGTVDATVHVPGSKSVTNRALVLAALAAEPGWLRRPLRSRDTLLMAGALREMGVGIEEGVGPDGSGEAWRVIPSGLRGPATVDVGNAGTVMRFLPPVAALADGPIRFDGDPRSYERPLNGVIDALRALGARIDDDSRGALPLTVHGGGALEGGPVAIDASSSSQFVSALLLSGPRFNQGVEVRHTGSTLPSMPHIRMTVDMLRSVGAQVDTPESGGEPNVWRVTPGALLGRDLTVEPDLSNAQPFLAAALVTGGRVVIPDWPARTTQPGDRLREIFTEMGGSCELTDRGLEFTGSGSIHGLDVDLGEVGELTPGIAAVAALADSPSTLRGVAHLRLHETDRLAALTKEINELGGDVTETADGLHIRPRPLHGGTFHTYDDHRMATAGAIIGLAVEGVRIENVATTAKTLPDFPDLWAGMLGN; from the coding sequence ATGCCCGTTAACCCCGCACACACCGCCCTCTGGCCCGCCCCGCACGCGAGCGGAACCGTCGACGCGACGGTCCACGTGCCCGGGTCCAAGTCGGTCACCAACCGCGCGCTCGTCCTCGCCGCCCTGGCGGCCGAGCCCGGCTGGCTGCGCCGCCCGCTGCGCTCCCGCGACACCCTCCTGATGGCCGGTGCCCTGCGTGAGATGGGCGTGGGCATCGAGGAGGGCGTGGGTCCCGACGGCTCCGGCGAGGCATGGCGTGTCATCCCCTCGGGTCTGCGCGGCCCGGCCACCGTCGACGTGGGCAACGCCGGCACGGTGATGCGTTTCCTCCCCCCGGTCGCCGCCCTCGCCGACGGGCCCATCCGCTTCGACGGCGACCCGCGTTCGTACGAGCGCCCGCTGAACGGCGTGATCGACGCCCTGCGCGCCCTCGGCGCCCGGATCGACGACGACAGCCGCGGCGCGCTGCCACTGACCGTGCACGGCGGCGGGGCGCTGGAGGGCGGCCCGGTGGCGATCGACGCCTCCTCGTCCTCGCAGTTCGTGTCGGCGCTGCTGCTGTCCGGCCCGCGCTTCAACCAGGGCGTGGAGGTCCGGCACACGGGCTCGACGCTCCCCTCCATGCCGCACATCCGGATGACCGTCGACATGCTGCGGTCGGTCGGCGCCCAGGTGGACACCCCGGAGTCGGGCGGCGAGCCGAACGTCTGGCGGGTCACGCCGGGCGCGCTCCTCGGCCGTGACCTGACGGTCGAGCCCGACCTGTCGAACGCCCAGCCGTTCCTGGCGGCCGCCCTGGTCACCGGTGGCCGGGTCGTCATCCCCGACTGGCCGGCCCGCACCACCCAGCCCGGCGACAGGCTGCGTGAGATCTTCACCGAGATGGGCGGTTCCTGCGAACTGACCGACCGGGGACTGGAGTTCACCGGTTCGGGCTCGATCCACGGCCTCGACGTGGACCTGGGCGAGGTCGGCGAGCTGACCCCTGGCATCGCAGCGGTCGCGGCCCTCGCCGACTCCCCCTCCACCCTGCGGGGCGTGGCGCACCTGCGGCTGCACGAGACGGACCGGCTGGCCGCGCTCACCAAGGAGATCAACGAACTGGGCGGCGACGTCACCGAGACCGCGGACGGCCTCCACATCCGCCCGCGCCCGCTGCACGGCGGGACCTTCCACACGTACGACGACCACCGCATGGCCACGGCCGGCGCGATCATCGGCCTCGCGGTGGAGGGCGTACGGATCGAGAACGTGGCGACGACGGCGAAGACCCTGCCGGACTTCCCCGACCTGTGGGCCGGAATGCTCGGGAACTGA
- a CDS encoding TetR/AcrR family transcriptional regulator yields MPAARESLLDAAYTALGRRPWSAVRMVDVAAVAGVSRQTLYNEFGSKEGLARALVRREADAYLAGVERALVSRAEPRERLAAAAEWTASAARGNALVRAMLTGCWGERLPSPTLSAVPSSSAVPAQRRADGPLPSPGDFVALVRDRAVASLAGPGGSKSEAAELARACELAVRLGVSCVLAPAGEGGTAGMVRDALATVRSVV; encoded by the coding sequence ATGCCTGCAGCGCGGGAATCCCTGCTGGACGCCGCCTACACGGCGCTCGGACGCCGTCCGTGGTCCGCCGTGCGGATGGTCGACGTGGCCGCCGTGGCCGGGGTGTCCCGGCAGACCCTCTACAACGAGTTCGGGAGCAAGGAAGGCCTCGCCCGGGCGCTCGTACGACGGGAGGCCGACGCCTATCTCGCGGGGGTGGAGCGGGCCCTGGTGAGCCGTGCGGAGCCCCGGGAGCGGTTGGCCGCGGCTGCCGAGTGGACGGCGTCCGCGGCCCGGGGCAACGCGCTGGTGCGGGCGATGCTCACGGGATGCTGGGGGGAGCGGCTGCCCTCGCCGACCCTGTCCGCCGTGCCGTCGTCCTCGGCGGTGCCGGCCCAGCGGCGGGCCGACGGGCCGCTGCCCTCGCCCGGGGACTTCGTGGCACTGGTGCGGGACCGGGCCGTCGCCTCGCTGGCGGGGCCCGGGGGGTCGAAGTCCGAGGCGGCGGAGCTGGCCCGCGCCTGCGAACTCGCGGTGCGGCTGGGGGTGTCGTGCGTGCTGGCCCCCGCCGGGGAGGGCGGCACGGCCGGGATGGTCCGGGACGCGCTCGCCACCGTGCGGTCCGTGGTCTGA
- a CDS encoding tyrosine-type recombinase/integrase, whose amino-acid sequence MAGHIQDRWFKTDTNAEGKTVRVKSDRHGSGLRYRARYIGPDGTEKSKSFPDGQKRLAEKWLSGIEADMSRGQYIDPRAGRLTVRQHAERWLASLTMDPSTFVSTETRIRLHVLPHLGSRSLDSLRPIHIREWLRKLEDGGLAPAYQRVIFANLNAMLAAAVDDRLIPHNPCRSSSVKAPKPEPRRIAPWVPERVLAVRSALPERYRAMVDVAGGCGMRQGEVLGLTVDDVDFVEGVVHIVRQVKLISTKQVFALPKGGKARTVPLPESVARALEAHIAQYSPLAVTLPWRSVDGPPVTAPLLFPNAEGRAVNRCSFNLKAWRPALDKAGVPRGRENGMHALRHFYASVLLDAGESIKALSEYLGHHDPGFTLRTYTHLMPSSEKRTREAVNRAFEDGPKTDDGPTTAQEG is encoded by the coding sequence ATGGCAGGCCACATCCAAGACCGCTGGTTCAAGACCGACACCAACGCCGAAGGCAAGACCGTCCGCGTCAAGAGCGACCGCCACGGAAGCGGCCTGCGCTACCGAGCCCGGTACATCGGCCCTGACGGCACCGAGAAGTCCAAGAGCTTCCCTGATGGGCAGAAGCGACTTGCAGAGAAGTGGCTATCTGGGATCGAGGCGGACATGTCGCGCGGGCAGTACATTGACCCGCGTGCCGGCCGCCTCACGGTGCGGCAGCACGCCGAACGGTGGTTGGCCTCCCTCACGATGGACCCGAGCACGTTTGTGAGTACCGAGACGCGCATTCGGCTGCACGTCCTGCCGCATTTGGGGAGCCGCTCACTCGACTCGCTGAGGCCGATCCACATCCGTGAGTGGCTGCGGAAGCTCGAAGATGGGGGATTGGCCCCCGCCTATCAGCGGGTCATCTTCGCGAACCTCAACGCGATGTTGGCGGCCGCTGTCGACGATCGCCTGATCCCACACAACCCGTGCCGTTCGTCGTCCGTGAAGGCGCCCAAGCCGGAACCTCGCCGGATCGCGCCGTGGGTGCCTGAGCGTGTGCTGGCCGTGCGGTCTGCACTGCCGGAGCGGTACCGGGCCATGGTGGATGTGGCCGGCGGGTGCGGCATGCGGCAGGGCGAAGTGCTCGGCCTGACCGTTGACGATGTGGACTTCGTTGAAGGGGTCGTTCACATCGTTCGCCAGGTCAAGCTCATCTCCACGAAGCAGGTGTTCGCGCTTCCCAAGGGCGGCAAGGCGCGTACGGTCCCTTTGCCGGAGAGCGTCGCTCGCGCGCTGGAGGCTCATATCGCGCAGTACTCACCTTTGGCCGTGACGCTGCCGTGGCGGTCGGTCGACGGTCCACCGGTCACGGCGCCCCTGCTCTTTCCCAATGCCGAGGGGCGCGCGGTGAATCGCTGCAGCTTCAACCTCAAGGCGTGGCGGCCCGCTCTAGACAAGGCGGGTGTCCCGCGCGGCAGGGAGAACGGCATGCACGCGCTGAGGCACTTCTACGCGTCCGTGCTGCTGGACGCGGGGGAGAGCATCAAGGCGTTGTCGGAGTACCTGGGACACCATGACCCCGGTTTCACCCTGCGGACGTACACGCACCTCATGCCGAGCAGCGAGAAGCGCACGCGGGAGGCGGTGAACCGCGCGTTTGAGGACGGCCCGAAGACCGATGACGGCCCCACGACGGCCCAGGAGGGGTGA
- a CDS encoding ATP-binding protein translates to MDWKQAWSTTANTTNSALDSLTPVCVPFAVRWDLEADRRNKLRTPEHLKALMGAQKEHNAARSTLSTAKSQKLTARAASNNPFAAGRRAARVASKAAARHERDTRAKLKAARVNYPSTLKARAIQAHALHAVPTVVTSVVMSASHLTLWPAATSAALIGANVAGLALGRRKLRVVVDESVSLEERQLMERLDPSYWVEHAPDRGLSGTVTTPPAMEPGGIRCEIRLDGTWTVKTLADKADSVRALLGARTALRIRITSASRGGWAVVTLATRSAAAGVSSLWTPDRIPSDPLMMSLALDTETGDEVLIPFDERLLVSGASGTGKSWSFRPLMATAHLRGDLLLIEGEEANIWEHSCRVAVERDEITDAVDEAHAEMNRRKVDMKQRGISVWDGRQLTVVVDEGQVILALITKDKDRLQRLIELSSLGRSRGVVLWWATQYPLTDGGAPGVHKLIAPNLLTRFSLRVAGTTQAQVALDDCAHYAPHQIPDGREYRGHGYLKGYGPRMLRTWTLDDAGVRALPKSIWTPDQASGGQSPRALHLVKDTPAPSGAASNRDKVLAAVQSGARTAKDVADATGLNKGTVSREIKALTASGALHRTADGRLLPGQQAA, encoded by the coding sequence GTGGACTGGAAGCAAGCATGGTCGACCACCGCCAACACCACCAACAGCGCGCTGGATTCGCTCACCCCCGTGTGCGTGCCGTTCGCAGTCCGCTGGGATCTTGAGGCGGACCGGCGAAACAAGCTGCGCACCCCGGAGCACTTGAAGGCGCTCATGGGTGCTCAGAAGGAGCACAACGCCGCGCGGTCCACGCTGTCCACGGCCAAGTCGCAGAAGCTCACCGCGCGCGCCGCGTCGAACAATCCGTTCGCGGCCGGCCGCCGTGCCGCACGGGTGGCGAGCAAGGCAGCCGCGCGGCACGAGCGCGACACCCGCGCCAAGCTCAAGGCCGCGCGGGTGAACTACCCGAGCACGCTCAAGGCCCGCGCGATTCAGGCGCATGCGCTGCACGCCGTGCCCACGGTCGTCACGTCCGTGGTCATGTCCGCCTCGCATCTGACGCTGTGGCCGGCCGCCACCTCGGCCGCGCTGATCGGGGCGAACGTGGCCGGTCTCGCGCTCGGGCGGCGCAAGCTGCGGGTGGTGGTGGATGAGTCGGTGTCGCTGGAAGAGCGTCAGCTCATGGAGCGGCTCGACCCCTCGTACTGGGTGGAGCACGCTCCCGACCGTGGCTTGTCGGGCACGGTGACGACGCCTCCGGCGATGGAGCCGGGCGGCATCCGGTGCGAGATCCGGTTGGATGGGACGTGGACGGTCAAGACGCTCGCGGACAAGGCCGATTCGGTCCGTGCACTGCTCGGGGCCCGCACCGCGCTGCGCATCCGGATCACCTCTGCCTCGCGCGGCGGGTGGGCCGTCGTAACCCTGGCTACTCGTTCGGCAGCCGCGGGCGTTTCCTCGCTGTGGACCCCGGACCGCATCCCGTCCGACCCGCTCATGATGAGCCTCGCTCTGGACACCGAAACCGGGGATGAGGTCCTGATCCCGTTCGACGAGCGGCTGTTGGTGTCCGGCGCGTCCGGCACCGGCAAGTCCTGGTCGTTCCGCCCCCTCATGGCGACCGCCCACCTGCGCGGAGACCTGCTGCTCATCGAGGGCGAAGAAGCCAACATCTGGGAGCACTCGTGCCGCGTCGCCGTAGAACGCGACGAGATCACCGACGCCGTCGACGAGGCACACGCGGAGATGAACCGCCGCAAGGTCGACATGAAACAGCGCGGGATCAGCGTGTGGGACGGCCGACAGCTCACCGTCGTCGTCGACGAGGGACAGGTGATCCTGGCCCTGATCACCAAGGACAAGGACCGGCTGCAACGGTTGATCGAGCTGTCCTCACTCGGTCGCTCGCGCGGTGTCGTTCTGTGGTGGGCCACCCAGTACCCGCTCACCGACGGCGGGGCGCCGGGCGTGCACAAGCTGATCGCGCCCAACCTGCTGACGCGGTTCTCGCTGCGGGTGGCCGGCACGACACAGGCACAGGTCGCATTGGACGACTGCGCGCACTACGCCCCGCACCAGATCCCCGACGGCCGCGAGTACCGAGGCCACGGCTACCTCAAGGGCTACGGCCCGCGCATGCTGCGCACCTGGACCCTCGACGACGCAGGCGTCCGCGCACTGCCCAAGTCGATCTGGACCCCCGACCAGGCCTCCGGCGGACAGTCGCCGCGTGCGCTGCACCTGGTCAAGGACACGCCCGCACCGTCCGGGGCGGCATCCAACCGGGACAAGGTGCTGGCCGCCGTTCAGTCCGGGGCGCGCACCGCGAAGGACGTGGCGGATGCGACCGGGCTGAACAAGGGCACCGTCTCCCGCGAGATCAAGGCACTCACCGCGAGCGGAGCCCTGCACCGGACCGCCGACGGCAGGCTCCTGCCCGGCCAGCAAGCGGCCTGA
- a CDS encoding DNA primase, giving the protein MTQPTDIRREHLRTALDLAASQIPVLPLRVGKVPFGNCRRCTDNACGGRPNMKTPGPCTCPYPCHGWAAATTDPDVIQSGMWRRAWVQASAVAYHPGGAWLTVVDLDHAEAIAWARETLPATQTMPTTRGEHWLYLGSMPSANAVRPGVDIKSTMAYARYLGPGTGTMTALPDAVRALTVKEPGPTRPVSVTVPAPAGGGECPHRTPTYLDRGIAMAEQRITEARSAVHATVYRTFLAVLSTHGRCGCLTETHTARLFTAAQAKGESPRHCTDAWTNALTTLGLQHV; this is encoded by the coding sequence ATGACCCAACCGACCGACATTCGGCGAGAGCACCTGCGCACCGCCCTCGACCTGGCCGCCTCGCAGATCCCCGTATTGCCGCTGCGGGTGGGCAAGGTGCCGTTCGGCAACTGCCGCCGCTGCACCGACAACGCGTGTGGTGGCCGGCCGAACATGAAGACCCCCGGCCCCTGCACCTGCCCGTACCCGTGCCACGGCTGGGCCGCCGCGACCACGGACCCGGACGTCATCCAGTCCGGCATGTGGCGCCGTGCCTGGGTGCAGGCGAGCGCGGTTGCCTATCACCCGGGCGGAGCCTGGCTGACGGTCGTAGACCTGGACCACGCCGAAGCCATCGCATGGGCCCGCGAAACCCTGCCCGCCACGCAAACCATGCCGACGACGCGCGGTGAGCACTGGCTCTACCTGGGGTCCATGCCGTCCGCCAACGCCGTACGGCCCGGCGTCGACATCAAGTCGACCATGGCCTACGCCCGCTACCTCGGGCCCGGTACCGGCACCATGACGGCCCTGCCCGACGCCGTGCGCGCGCTGACCGTGAAAGAGCCGGGCCCGACCCGTCCGGTGTCCGTCACGGTGCCCGCGCCGGCCGGTGGCGGGGAGTGTCCGCACCGCACTCCCACCTATCTGGACCGTGGCATCGCCATGGCGGAGCAGCGCATCACCGAAGCCCGTAGTGCGGTGCACGCGACCGTCTACCGGACGTTCCTCGCGGTGCTGTCCACGCACGGCCGGTGCGGCTGCCTCACCGAAACGCACACCGCGCGCCTGTTCACCGCAGCGCAGGCCAAGGGCGAATCGCCCCGGCACTGCACGGATGCGTGGACCAACGCCCTGACCACGTTGGGACTTCAGCATGTCTGA
- the rsgA gene encoding ribosome small subunit-dependent GTPase A produces MRRYSKNTDEDDIRHRPNRKGNRPRTNIRPKHEEAVLGMVLTVDRGRLTCLVDDRVVMAMKARELGRKAAVVGDRVAIVGDLSGEKDTLARIVRIEPRTSVLRRTADDDDPYERVVVANADQLAVVTALADPEPRPRLIDRCLVAAYDGGLDPLLVLTKSDLAPPDELLELYGALGVPYVVTSREELESGEALDRVHKLLDGKITAFVGHSGVGKTTLVNALVSRERRRSTGVVNAVTGRGRHTTTSARAIPLPGNDGWVVDTPGVRSFGLHHVDPSRVIKAFPDLEPGTEGCPRACSHDEQDCALDEWVAQGHADPARLYSLRRLLSTRERREGD; encoded by the coding sequence ATGCGCCGATACAGCAAGAACACCGACGAGGACGACATCCGCCACCGCCCGAACCGCAAGGGCAACCGTCCCCGTACGAACATCCGCCCCAAGCACGAGGAGGCGGTCCTGGGCATGGTCCTCACCGTCGACCGGGGCCGCCTGACCTGCCTGGTGGACGACCGGGTCGTCATGGCGATGAAGGCCCGCGAGCTGGGCCGCAAGGCCGCGGTCGTCGGCGACCGGGTGGCCATCGTCGGCGACCTGTCCGGCGAGAAGGACACCCTGGCCCGCATCGTCCGCATCGAGCCGCGCACGTCGGTCCTGCGCCGCACGGCCGACGACGACGATCCGTACGAGCGGGTGGTCGTCGCCAACGCCGACCAACTGGCCGTCGTCACCGCCCTCGCGGACCCCGAGCCCCGCCCGCGCCTCATCGACCGCTGCCTGGTGGCCGCGTACGACGGCGGCCTGGATCCCCTGCTGGTCCTGACGAAGTCGGACCTGGCCCCGCCCGACGAACTCCTGGAGCTGTACGGGGCGCTGGGCGTCCCGTACGTCGTGACGAGCCGCGAGGAGCTGGAGAGCGGCGAGGCGCTGGACCGCGTGCACAAGCTGCTGGACGGCAAGATCACGGCGTTCGTGGGGCACTCCGGTGTCGGCAAGACGACGCTGGTCAACGCGCTCGTGTCGCGTGAGCGACGGCGGTCGACGGGTGTGGTCAACGCGGTCACCGGCCGCGGCCGGCACACGACGACGTCGGCGCGCGCGATCCCGCTGCCCGGCAACGACGGCTGGGTCGTCGACACTCCGGGCGTCCGCTCCTTCGGGCTGCACCATGTGGACCCGTCGCGGGTCATCAAGGCGTTCCCCGACCTGGAGCCCGGCACTGAGGGCTGTCCGCGCGCGTGCAGTCACGACGAGCAGGACTGCGCGCTGGACGAGTGGGTGGCACAGGGTCACGCGGATCCGGCCCGCCTCTACTCGCTGCGCCGGCTGCTCTCGACGCGCGAGCGCCGCGAGGGTGACTGA
- a CDS encoding DUF6303 family protein has translation MNGQKTAREFTAQMSAREGFWRLYVVLLNTCERWPEHRFGHTVPTFTDRTDALSVLGFEPVPGAEWTWTEDRETPDNPASPVVLIAAIRVRSRSGVGV, from the coding sequence GTGAACGGACAGAAGACGGCGCGGGAGTTCACCGCGCAGATGTCCGCCCGTGAGGGCTTCTGGCGTCTGTACGTGGTGCTGCTGAACACCTGCGAGAGGTGGCCGGAGCACCGGTTCGGGCACACGGTCCCGACGTTCACGGACCGTACGGACGCGCTCAGCGTGCTCGGCTTCGAGCCGGTACCAGGCGCTGAATGGACGTGGACCGAGGACCGCGAGACCCCCGACAACCCCGCCTCCCCGGTCGTCCTGATCGCCGCGATCCGGGTGCGTTCACGCTCGGGGGTGGGCGTATGA
- a CDS encoding DUF2637 domain-containing protein: MNGVQIRSAERALSVGTWLIVAGAMLYSILTVTPLAAEHTPDKWDWTAPILPLVVDAAVVIVVRLDAVLARLGGNGGRWPIALRWMTGCMTLALNVADSALKNDLVGVAVHAVAPLLLIVTAETGLAYRRAITAAVLVLEAKQQAEREARERAAIERRDEATRRAREEREHAAALAREQREHEARMVREQAEREAAVRREERESEQARERAEREQRERVDREREQRERDRERRERVAAEHAEREQRERAERESREQAEREEQAARERAALLSAGPVTDKLPEDDARAIVAAARAEGMSVRTAAELCGWSVGWVSTRYAELRGPVNGVPVDLAGTGR, encoded by the coding sequence ATGAACGGCGTTCAGATCCGTTCAGCGGAGCGCGCGCTGTCGGTCGGCACGTGGCTGATCGTGGCGGGCGCCATGCTCTACTCGATCCTCACCGTCACCCCGCTCGCGGCCGAGCACACCCCCGACAAGTGGGACTGGACCGCACCCATCCTTCCCCTCGTGGTGGATGCCGCCGTGGTCATCGTGGTCCGGCTGGACGCGGTGCTCGCCCGGCTCGGGGGCAACGGCGGACGGTGGCCCATCGCCCTGCGGTGGATGACCGGCTGCATGACCCTCGCCCTCAACGTCGCCGACTCCGCGCTCAAGAACGACCTGGTGGGCGTGGCTGTGCATGCGGTCGCGCCGCTCCTGCTGATCGTCACGGCGGAGACCGGACTCGCCTACCGGCGGGCCATCACTGCCGCCGTTCTGGTACTGGAAGCCAAGCAGCAAGCCGAGCGGGAAGCCCGCGAACGCGCCGCCATCGAGCGGCGGGATGAGGCTACCCGGCGGGCCCGCGAGGAACGCGAGCATGCGGCGGCGCTGGCGCGTGAACAGCGTGAGCACGAAGCCCGCATGGTCCGTGAACAGGCCGAGCGGGAGGCCGCCGTCCGGCGCGAGGAACGCGAGAGTGAGCAGGCTCGGGAACGGGCCGAGCGCGAGCAGCGTGAACGCGTGGACCGTGAGCGTGAACAGCGTGAGCGGGACCGTGAACGCCGTGAACGAGTGGCCGCCGAGCACGCGGAACGCGAGCAGCGGGAGCGTGCCGAGCGCGAGAGCCGTGAACAGGCCGAGCGGGAGGAGCAGGCCGCGCGTGAACGCGCCGCTCTGCTGTCCGCCGGCCCCGTCACGGACAAGCTCCCCGAGGACGACGCGCGCGCCATCGTGGCCGCCGCCCGTGCGGAGGGCATGTCGGTGCGGACCGCAGCGGAGCTATGCGGCTGGTCGGTGGGCTGGGTCTCGACCCGGTATGCCGAACTGCGCGGGCCCGTCAACGGCGTGCCGGTTGATCTCGCCGGTACGGGCCGCTGA
- a CDS encoding DMT family transporter produces the protein MAWLLVVVAGFLETGFAVCLKLSHGFTRLWPTVAFCIFALGSFGLLTLSLKKLDVGPAYAVWTGIGAAGTAIYGMIFLDDLVSTLKIVSISLVIIGVIGLQLSGSSQ, from the coding sequence ATGGCGTGGCTGCTGGTCGTCGTGGCGGGGTTCCTGGAGACGGGTTTCGCCGTCTGCCTCAAGCTCTCCCACGGCTTCACGAGACTCTGGCCGACGGTGGCCTTCTGCATCTTCGCGCTGGGCAGTTTCGGTCTTCTGACCCTGTCCCTGAAGAAGCTCGACGTGGGCCCCGCCTACGCGGTGTGGACGGGCATCGGAGCTGCGGGCACCGCCATCTACGGCATGATCTTCCTCGACGACCTGGTGTCCACGCTGAAGATCGTCTCGATCTCCCTGGTGATCATAGGAGTCATCGGCCTTCAGCTGTCGGGCTCGAGCCAGTAG
- the hisN gene encoding histidinol-phosphatase, with product MLDYRDDLRLAHVLADAADAATMDRFKALDLKVETKPDMTPVSEADKAAEELIRGHLGRARPRDAILGEEYGVEGTGPRRWVIDPIDGTKNYVRGVPVWATLIALMEAGEGGFQPVVGVVSAPALGRRWWASKGHGAFTGRSLSSASRLKVSEVSRMQDASFAYSSLGGWEERSLLDGFLDLTREVWRTRAYGDFWPYMMVAEGSVDICAEPELSLWDMAATAIVVTEAGGSFTGLDGRPGPHSGNAAASNGILHDELLGYLNQRY from the coding sequence ATGCTCGACTATCGCGATGACCTGCGCCTCGCCCATGTCCTGGCGGACGCCGCCGACGCCGCGACGATGGACCGGTTCAAGGCGCTCGATCTCAAGGTCGAGACCAAGCCGGACATGACACCGGTGAGCGAGGCCGACAAGGCCGCCGAGGAGTTGATCCGCGGCCACCTCGGGCGGGCACGTCCACGCGACGCGATCCTCGGCGAGGAGTACGGCGTCGAGGGCACGGGCCCCCGCCGCTGGGTGATCGACCCGATCGACGGCACCAAGAACTACGTCCGCGGTGTGCCCGTCTGGGCCACGCTGATCGCGCTGATGGAGGCGGGCGAGGGCGGTTTCCAGCCGGTCGTCGGGGTGGTCTCCGCACCCGCGCTCGGCCGCCGCTGGTGGGCGTCGAAGGGCCACGGCGCGTTCACCGGCCGCAGCCTGTCGTCCGCCTCCCGGCTGAAGGTCTCCGAGGTCTCCCGCATGCAGGACGCCTCGTTCGCATACTCCTCGCTGGGCGGCTGGGAGGAGCGCAGCCTGCTGGACGGGTTCCTGGACCTGACCCGCGAGGTGTGGCGCACGCGCGCGTACGGCGACTTCTGGCCGTACATGATGGTCGCCGAGGGCTCGGTCGACATCTGCGCGGAGCCCGAGCTCTCGCTGTGGGACATGGCGGCGACCGCAATCGTGGTGACGGAGGCGGGCGGCTCCTTCACCGGCCTCGACGGCCGCCCGGGCCCGCACAGCGGCAACGCGGCGGCGTCGAACGGCATCCTGCACGACGAGTTGCTGGGGTACTTGAACCAGCGCTACTGA
- a CDS encoding M50 family metallopeptidase produces MDSTAATSLATLWDEVFGSQPDPDTWVVVVTLAAALAVVVPHPLWRLSRNAITIAHEGGHGLVALLTGRSLSGIRLHSDTSGLTVSRGKPTGLGMILTAASGYTAPPLLGLGGAAMLAAGHITALLWLATLLLVAMLVMIRNAYGALTVLLTGGTFVVVSWLAGPQVQAAFAYVVVWFLLLGGVRPAFELQAKRSRGGAGDSDADQLSRLTHVPAGMWFFLFHAVSLCSLIGGGRWLLAL; encoded by the coding sequence ATGGACAGCACCGCGGCCACCTCGTTGGCCACCCTCTGGGACGAGGTCTTCGGGAGCCAGCCCGACCCCGACACCTGGGTCGTCGTCGTCACGCTGGCCGCCGCGCTGGCCGTGGTCGTCCCGCACCCGCTCTGGCGGCTCTCGCGCAACGCCATCACCATCGCCCACGAGGGCGGCCACGGTCTGGTCGCACTGCTCACCGGCCGCAGCCTCAGCGGCATCCGGCTGCACTCCGACACCAGCGGCCTCACGGTCAGCCGCGGCAAGCCGACCGGTCTCGGCATGATCCTCACGGCGGCGTCGGGCTACACCGCTCCCCCGCTGCTCGGTCTGGGCGGTGCCGCGATGCTGGCCGCCGGCCACATCACCGCGCTGCTCTGGCTGGCCACGCTGCTGCTCGTGGCGATGCTGGTGATGATCCGCAACGCGTACGGCGCGCTCACGGTCCTGCTCACCGGCGGCACGTTCGTGGTGGTGTCCTGGCTGGCCGGCCCGCAGGTGCAGGCGGCGTTCGCGTACGTCGTCGTCTGGTTCCTCCTCCTCGGCGGCGTCCGTCCGGCCTTCGAGCTCCAGGCCAAGCGCAGCCGGGGCGGGGCGGGCGACTCGGACGCCGACCAGCTGTCCCGCCTGACGCATGTCCCCGCGGGCATGTGGTTCTTCCTGTTCCACGCGGTGTCACTGTGCTCCCTGATAGGCGGCGGCAGGTGGCTGCTGGCGCTGTGA
- a CDS encoding helix-turn-helix domain-containing protein, which translates to MSRTSSAQSDPRATLRGGLPDRYLTPDDIAEIFEVPKETVYQWRRKRVGPPGFRIGKYIRYDPTDVLAHVAERKSTDQNAA; encoded by the coding sequence ATGAGCCGAACCAGTTCCGCTCAGTCCGACCCCCGCGCCACCCTTCGCGGCGGCCTGCCCGATCGGTACCTCACCCCCGACGACATCGCCGAAATCTTCGAGGTGCCCAAAGAGACCGTCTACCAGTGGCGCAGGAAGCGCGTGGGGCCGCCCGGATTCCGCATCGGCAAGTACATCCGCTACGACCCCACCGACGTGCTTGCCCACGTGGCCGAGCGCAAGAGCACCGACCAGAACGCCGCTTGA